One Thermoplasma volcanium GSS1 genomic window carries:
- a CDS encoding 30S ribosomal protein S17e, whose amino-acid sequence MGSIRPFNVKRTAEEIAEKYPSLFTEKFEENKRKLEKMMPDVSKRTINIISGYLTRYVVKKKEKAEREIEENAAS is encoded by the coding sequence ATGGGAAGCATTAGGCCGTTTAACGTTAAAAGAACAGCTGAGGAGATAGCAGAAAAATACCCAAGCCTCTTTACGGAGAAGTTTGAAGAAAATAAGCGTAAGCTTGAAAAAATGATGCCGGACGTTTCAAAGAGGACAATAAACATAATATCTGGATACTTAACCAGGTACGTAGTAAAGAAGAAGGAAAAAGCTGAGAGAGAAATTGAAGAAAACGCTGCAAGTTAA
- a CDS encoding antibiotic biosynthesis monooxygenase family protein produces MINVGLYYKVKKGHEEEFERTFNQVMQMLKTSSSGIKDVKLYQDVNDKQQYMIFTEWESLESFKNFIASRPFKETTDYGKSILEDTPKNRIFMNETSI; encoded by the coding sequence ATGATAAACGTAGGGCTTTACTACAAGGTAAAGAAAGGGCACGAAGAGGAGTTTGAGAGAACCTTTAATCAGGTAATGCAGATGTTAAAAACTTCAAGCTCCGGAATAAAAGACGTAAAGTTGTATCAAGATGTTAATGACAAACAGCAATATATGATATTCACGGAATGGGAGAGCCTTGAAAGCTTCAAGAATTTCATTGCCAGCCGTCCTTTTAAGGAGACTACAGATTATGGGAAATCAATACTTGAGGATACGCCAAAAAACAGGATATTCATGAATGAGACGTCAATCTAA
- a CDS encoding aldehyde dehydrogenase family protein, translating to MPFENENTYLRMSEAGKEAEFHRLYEESLKEIEAYFNKEYPNIIDGDVIESKKIKDISPIDGKEIATFQLASDSSVDKAVDMLYKSYKAWYSLGYMKRALIFLKAADMLSEQKFKFAAILTYENGKNRYEAIGDVDEAIDFMRYYAMNLIENQGFIRFTGKAYRNEESISIMKPYGVFGVISPFNFFSIGVGMSSAPLVTGNAVILKPSSDIPLSLYLWVRLMHEAGVPKNVLAFVSGSGGLVGRHIVENKKVAGIVFTGSRDVGLDIQRKSIDNGPKVVITEMGGKDAIIVSNKADMDKAVEGVVRAAFGFAGQKCSACSLLYVHKDIYDEFMKRLKARTEAIKPDDPRKKDTFLNPIINKEAYDKFIKLKPEFNKGKILTGGHELNKPGFYVEPTIVTDLPKDAYIARNEIFLPVLSVFKCNSIEEAVDDINSMDYGLTGGIFTEDPKEIQYYFDNIEVGVIYANRKSGGSTGSMVGSQPFVGWKLSGVSGKGTGSFYYLQQFLREQSQTIAH from the coding sequence ATGCCATTTGAAAATGAGAATACTTATCTCCGTATGTCGGAGGCAGGAAAAGAGGCGGAGTTTCATAGGTTATACGAAGAAAGCCTGAAAGAAATAGAGGCGTATTTCAATAAGGAGTATCCAAACATAATAGATGGCGATGTTATAGAGTCTAAGAAAATAAAGGATATAAGCCCAATTGATGGGAAGGAGATAGCCACTTTCCAACTAGCATCGGATTCATCCGTAGATAAAGCTGTTGATATGCTGTACAAATCTTACAAGGCATGGTACAGCCTGGGGTATATGAAAAGGGCCTTGATATTCCTAAAGGCCGCAGATATGCTAAGTGAACAGAAGTTTAAGTTTGCAGCTATACTTACTTATGAAAACGGGAAGAACAGATACGAAGCTATTGGAGATGTGGATGAAGCAATAGACTTTATGAGATATTATGCCATGAATTTGATAGAAAACCAGGGTTTCATAAGGTTCACAGGAAAAGCCTATAGGAATGAAGAATCCATAAGCATTATGAAGCCGTACGGGGTATTTGGCGTTATCTCTCCATTCAACTTCTTTTCCATCGGAGTAGGCATGAGCTCAGCTCCCTTGGTGACCGGCAACGCCGTTATACTGAAACCTTCAAGTGATATACCTCTCTCCCTCTATCTCTGGGTTAGATTGATGCATGAGGCAGGCGTCCCGAAGAATGTGTTAGCGTTTGTATCAGGTTCAGGCGGCCTAGTAGGAAGGCATATAGTTGAGAACAAGAAGGTTGCAGGCATCGTGTTTACTGGGTCGAGGGATGTGGGTCTGGACATCCAGAGGAAATCCATAGACAACGGCCCGAAGGTAGTCATAACTGAAATGGGGGGAAAAGATGCTATAATAGTTTCCAACAAAGCCGATATGGACAAGGCTGTGGAAGGTGTTGTTAGAGCCGCATTTGGGTTTGCTGGGCAAAAGTGCAGTGCTTGTTCACTACTTTACGTACATAAGGACATATATGATGAATTTATGAAGAGGCTCAAGGCAAGGACAGAGGCCATTAAGCCAGACGATCCAAGGAAGAAGGATACATTCCTCAATCCTATAATAAATAAGGAAGCTTACGATAAGTTCATAAAATTAAAGCCTGAATTCAACAAGGGCAAGATACTTACGGGCGGCCACGAACTTAACAAACCTGGCTTCTATGTAGAACCAACAATAGTGACGGATCTGCCGAAGGATGCATACATAGCAAGGAATGAGATATTCCTTCCTGTTCTCAGCGTGTTCAAGTGCAATAGCATAGAAGAAGCTGTAGATGATATCAACAGCATGGACTACGGGCTCACCGGAGGTATATTCACGGAAGACCCGAAGGAGATACAGTATTACTTCGACAATATAGAGGTTGGGGTAATCTACGCTAACAGAAAGAGTGGCGGTTCCACTGGATCAATGGTTGGATCGCAGCCTTTTGTTGGGTGGAAACTGAGTGGCGTATCCGGCAAAGGAACAGGATCATTCTACTATCTACAGCAGTTCCTGAGAGAACAGTCGCAGACTATAGCCCACTGA
- a CDS encoding acetyl-CoA C-acetyltransferase — MNDVYIVSAKRTAIGKFGRSFSKIPAPQLGGAAIKAVIEDSGIDKSAIQEVIMGNVIQAGVGQNPAGQAARAAGLADEITKYTVNVVCASGMLAVESAAREIKLGEREIVIAGGMENMSNAPFLLPSDLRWGPKHLLHKNYKIDDAMLVDGLTDAFYFEHMGVSAERTAKKYGITREMADEYSVQSYERAIRATNTGEFSKEITVFSNLSQDEGIRKTTMEDLAKLPPAFDKNGILTAGNSAQLSDGGSALLLASEKAINEYGLKPIAKITGYESASLAPLDFVEAPIPATRKLLERQGKSIDYYDIVEHNEAFSIASIIVRDQLHIDNERFNVNGGAVAIGHPIGNSGSRIIVTLINALKERHMKTGLATLCHGGGGAHTLTLELVD, encoded by the coding sequence ATGAATGATGTTTACATAGTTTCTGCAAAGAGGACGGCAATAGGTAAATTTGGCCGAAGTTTTTCAAAGATCCCCGCACCGCAACTAGGTGGTGCTGCTATTAAAGCCGTTATTGAAGATAGTGGCATTGATAAATCCGCGATCCAAGAGGTAATAATGGGAAATGTCATCCAAGCGGGTGTTGGGCAAAATCCTGCGGGGCAAGCAGCCCGTGCTGCCGGCCTTGCCGATGAAATAACGAAATATACTGTAAATGTTGTGTGTGCATCAGGCATGCTTGCTGTTGAAAGTGCTGCAAGGGAAATTAAGCTTGGGGAGCGAGAGATTGTGATTGCCGGTGGCATGGAGAACATGAGTAATGCTCCTTTTCTATTACCGTCAGATCTAAGATGGGGACCGAAGCATCTACTCCATAAAAATTATAAAATTGATGACGCAATGCTCGTAGACGGCTTGACAGACGCTTTCTATTTCGAGCATATGGGGGTGTCCGCTGAGAGGACAGCCAAGAAGTATGGAATAACAAGAGAAATGGCGGATGAATATTCTGTACAAAGTTACGAGAGAGCTATAAGGGCAACCAACACAGGGGAATTTTCCAAGGAGATAACCGTCTTTTCAAATCTGTCACAAGACGAAGGTATAAGGAAAACAACGATGGAGGATCTGGCTAAGCTGCCTCCAGCGTTTGATAAGAATGGCATACTTACTGCAGGAAACTCTGCGCAGCTATCCGATGGTGGTTCTGCTTTACTACTTGCATCTGAAAAGGCAATAAATGAATACGGTCTAAAACCAATAGCAAAGATTACAGGATACGAATCGGCATCGCTTGCTCCCCTTGACTTTGTTGAGGCGCCGATACCTGCTACTCGCAAGTTATTAGAGAGACAGGGCAAGTCCATAGATTATTATGACATAGTTGAGCATAACGAAGCATTCTCAATAGCATCCATAATAGTGAGGGATCAGTTGCATATAGACAACGAAAGGTTCAACGTCAACGGTGGTGCTGTAGCTATCGGGCATCCTATAGGGAACAGCGGTTCCAGGATAATTGTTACTCTTATAAATGCTCTAAAGGAAAGGCACATGAAGACTGGATTGGCTACCCTTTGCCATGGCGGCGGCGGGGCCCACACTTTAACACTAGAACTTGTAGACTGA
- a CDS encoding NAD(P)/FAD-dependent oxidoreductase translates to MRYDVAIIGAGIVGLSAAFHLSEENPDLKILVLDKFHTYAQGNTGKSAAGFRDVFSSDISYKLSSSSIKFYDHVQNALGIDLGMHYVGYLFLLDDEKNAGVLEKIGKKTSISEVDLDSLNDMGISIKVDEETKKVMGISDIKSAYIGKNCGIMEPDKIAAFYYKECLKRGVEFHFDTNVQKLNLEPKEPLNFPGEPFIWQDKYIKSVTTDKGDIEADTFVLATDVWTNFLTDRIGVDSHIRPKKRQLFKIKNEFIASVVSKSFIGTESFPFTVFPKGVYIRPAPSEKTFWAGVADDIGRDFSFSEDPEAEEQFYTYNVYQVLQAYMKQLSSSSISGMWAGYYSYNTIDGNPYIFRSLNMIIATGTSGSGIMKGDAIGRVVSSLYRGKDFTYLYGGHGIKTEDLGVHARHVDMEELVL, encoded by the coding sequence ATGCGGTATGACGTTGCAATAATCGGTGCTGGCATAGTCGGACTTTCTGCAGCTTTCCACCTATCAGAGGAAAATCCTGATCTGAAGATTTTGGTTTTAGACAAGTTCCATACATATGCCCAGGGAAACACTGGGAAAAGTGCAGCAGGCTTCAGAGACGTCTTTTCTTCCGACATAAGCTATAAACTCTCATCTTCTTCTATTAAGTTTTACGACCATGTACAAAATGCCCTCGGAATAGATCTTGGCATGCATTACGTTGGTTACCTGTTTCTTCTTGATGACGAAAAAAATGCCGGGGTACTGGAAAAGATCGGCAAGAAGACTTCTATATCGGAGGTAGATCTGGATTCTCTTAATGACATGGGCATATCTATAAAAGTGGATGAAGAGACAAAGAAAGTCATGGGTATAAGTGACATAAAGAGCGCGTACATTGGAAAGAATTGTGGTATAATGGAACCAGATAAGATTGCCGCGTTCTACTACAAGGAATGCCTAAAGAGGGGTGTAGAATTTCATTTCGATACGAACGTACAAAAGCTCAACCTTGAGCCAAAGGAACCACTTAACTTCCCAGGGGAGCCATTCATATGGCAGGACAAGTACATTAAGTCTGTGACGACTGACAAAGGTGATATTGAGGCCGATACCTTCGTACTTGCAACAGATGTCTGGACAAATTTTCTTACCGATAGGATAGGCGTAGACAGCCATATCAGGCCCAAGAAACGGCAGCTTTTCAAGATAAAGAACGAATTTATTGCTTCCGTAGTATCAAAAAGTTTCATCGGTACAGAATCATTCCCGTTCACCGTATTTCCGAAGGGAGTGTACATAAGACCAGCACCTTCGGAAAAGACTTTCTGGGCAGGAGTCGCAGATGACATTGGAAGAGATTTCAGCTTCTCAGAAGACCCAGAGGCAGAAGAACAGTTCTATACGTATAATGTATACCAGGTACTACAAGCCTACATGAAGCAGCTAAGCTCATCTTCTATTTCAGGTATGTGGGCAGGATACTATTCTTACAATACGATAGATGGAAATCCATACATTTTTAGATCATTAAACATGATCATCGCTACTGGAACCAGTGGGAGCGGAATAATGAAGGGAGATGCTATAGGACGTGTAGTCTCTTCTCTGTACAGGGGCAAGGATTTCACATATTTATATGGCGGGCATGGGATCAAGACCGAAGACCTAGGAGTTCATGCAAGACACGTAGATATGGAGGAGCTTGTGCTCTAA
- a CDS encoding DedA family protein, with amino-acid sequence MASSNKPNNYDRYFNIYGVVIAAVLAAIAAIEIFEIFELPFEKYFAGIDIASIFSFTTKVVSDSSYVGIFILMTLESMFIPIPSEVILPLSGFLVYQGSFNFAVVLADTIIASMVGSFIDYFLGLYLGRPIIVKILSYFSISEDSLSRAETWIDKMGSFSVFLARFIPGIRSLISLPAGMLKMKMWLFALMTFLGSFIWSFSLIYLGYSAGPYWSVAVKNFSALLDQIIIDVVFLASLAYIFYYIFLKIKRRQHALD; translated from the coding sequence GTGGCAAGCTCCAACAAACCAAACAACTATGACAGATATTTCAATATATACGGTGTTGTCATTGCAGCTGTGCTTGCAGCAATTGCGGCAATTGAAATCTTTGAAATTTTTGAACTTCCATTCGAAAAATATTTTGCTGGTATAGACATTGCATCCATATTTTCATTTACAACAAAAGTTGTATCAGATTCCAGTTATGTAGGCATATTTATACTAATGACTCTGGAAAGTATGTTTATACCAATACCAAGTGAGGTTATACTTCCTCTCTCAGGATTCCTTGTATACCAAGGCAGTTTCAATTTTGCAGTCGTTTTGGCTGACACTATAATAGCATCGATGGTTGGATCATTCATTGACTACTTTTTAGGATTATATCTCGGTCGGCCTATAATAGTAAAGATACTTTCTTACTTTTCCATCAGCGAGGATTCTCTCTCAAGGGCAGAAACATGGATAGATAAGATGGGATCTTTTTCTGTATTCCTGGCAAGGTTTATACCAGGCATAAGGAGCCTCATATCTTTGCCAGCAGGTATGTTGAAGATGAAGATGTGGTTGTTCGCACTTATGACTTTCCTGGGGTCATTTATATGGTCATTTTCTCTGATTTATTTGGGATATAGTGCCGGCCCATACTGGTCTGTGGCTGTCAAAAACTTCAGCGCGCTTTTGGATCAAATAATAATCGATGTAGTATTTCTGGCCTCACTTGCATACATTTTCTATTATATCTTCTTAAAAATTAAGAGACGCCAGCATGCTTTAGATTGA
- a CDS encoding universal stress protein: protein MKALIAYDGSETADCALEYALNFRKSIDKYFVIYIIPQIIGTTPTYDTYVPESMFEDQRKKGEEIIERAKKLVSNESVDLEFEIVDSGTKTVAHKAVEVAEEKGVDIIITGSRNLKGLSKIILGSVSSEIIKLSSVPVLVCSTNACKLK from the coding sequence ATGAAAGCTTTAATTGCATATGATGGCAGCGAAACAGCTGATTGTGCACTAGAATACGCTTTAAATTTCAGAAAGTCTATAGATAAATATTTTGTTATATATATAATTCCACAGATAATAGGAACGACACCAACGTACGATACATACGTTCCAGAATCAATGTTCGAAGATCAGAGGAAGAAAGGGGAAGAAATAATAGAAAGAGCTAAGAAACTAGTATCGAATGAGTCCGTTGACTTGGAATTTGAAATAGTCGATTCTGGTACCAAGACGGTAGCCCATAAGGCTGTAGAGGTTGCTGAAGAAAAAGGTGTCGATATTATAATAACCGGTTCTAGAAATCTTAAAGGATTATCTAAGATCATACTGGGTTCAGTCAGCTCTGAAATAATAAAGCTTAGCAGTGTTCCTGTACTGGTCTGCAGTACGAATGCTTGTAAGCTCAAATAA
- a CDS encoding ATP-dependent helicase, which yields METEDHAFRIEDIFPFLDPYVSKWFDINYRSLTEPQKYAIPFIHEGRNVLVSSPTGTGKTLTAFLSIINELFMLARSGKLEDKIYCVYISPLKALANDVNKNLRAPLEGIYKIADEDGINLPKIRVSVRSGDTSEGERQKMARKPPHILITTPESFSLTLSSPRMRENLRDVKYVIIDEIHEISSTKRGSLLSANMERLEALRPGILRIGLSATQSPIEEIAKYLVGFSGTSSRPCEIVEVKGEKYLDLKTITPVPDLTKVSYEVANDRMYDIIADLVKQYRTTLIFTNTRSGTEHVALRLRSRGIESLEAHHSSMGKEQRVEVENKLKNGELKCVITSTSLELGVDIGYIDLVIQIGSPKSVSKGLQRIGRSGHGINELSKGIFIVFNLDDLVECAVLTRAAYDRHIDRVDIPKNPLDVLAQVLVGMAVERVWDAKEAYEVLRSSYTFHTLSWDDYVLTLEYLSGELENLEIYPKIWFDKEQNSFGKKKSTRMIYFMNVGTIPDEANYKAINEKGKSVGELSDKFVERLKPGDVFVLGARTYIFERTVRNRVYVRSVTGMKPTVPSWTGEMLPRSYDLGVLIGEFRKTVSNMLENGEDPTRMLIERYHVDENGARSIISYIKAQKQFSIPTEDHLFVEGLEEPDGVFGAVFHVPLGRKVNDALSRSYALAISNKYQTNTRITVTDDGFIIYSENKIPLGEAVKLINSENLEDYVRRAISNTELFKQRFRHCAARSLMILRSYKGYDISVARQQLRSDKLLNELQKHQDFSIIKETYREIMEDIMDVPRAIEYVKDVIDRGAYTIRPYSRETSPFSYGMIMAGSSDIVMMEDRSKMLKELQGRMLEKIYGTTSIAFLFDNQKNVDEYFKRKIPRVYDLESLVRFANHFPYIDVLKERFNSPYSYANTDIKNIVENAINLGLIKSVYVRGVQWCSFENYPYLRSLFRRSLQLEKSDSEVLSKIDGQSFSELRDLTKMGEEELRKVIGRLESAFLIERKFRNGMTIYVKNEDDRYVSQEEALSRLLIKLLGSYGPSTLEEIEIKIPFDEDTIKSALDALISSGQVVYDYITPVYSKQYMLSSDIEAMTKTKDVVPWRFSKITKKVQNIEQYFDLYGFAFDEGNIISRLQEKGEVFLDPMVRAGYILKGHFIKSKVTYISRWLIDVLYTLRDHEVSQNEEAVLEAIKSGYTEEKISEKLNMEKRIVRQIIRSLEYKMMVGKSDSELVITDARDIGRGKALEKLIEAYGPITLEELRKFFWFNPDISSVDKEKVKSIFYNGQNYYFSGEKPDDQWDAVLTLNDPVNMYMQIYTDNIDYNRILLSKGRELATFYLEERDGVYWISSLSMYGDDGLETTSALRRYFNSNPIVLLDSSSIKSYSPDFSPRGNVLLLPEGETIALDEKEILKYSFEKVRKQNRSHSTLYEAFSSIIFGLREFIEALRYGLTETNVENYFDSSLLYLFNGPYDKQAYATRESISIYRSLRSYQLTKEEQQVIKFIMGVDSATEREIERGCGLESAVVKAATDRLFKYRILARNFERKYFYVQERYSTRDALKIIIDYSIRYFGFITPSRMSTMIGVPESEIYSIASSLKNIKRFYNVITRELYFSYWDISEPSEHSSEAVQEVVSGKDIFVLFYSDYFRMIFGGSFDLFLYSEGEFRLAANVSKVGHYMKIKKYYGNEDHLKLLSTKLKAMGYSLISRKEGVDSERQYSQKL from the coding sequence ATGGAAACTGAAGATCATGCGTTTAGGATAGAGGACATATTTCCATTTCTAGATCCTTACGTATCCAAATGGTTTGACATTAACTATAGATCACTCACCGAACCTCAAAAATATGCTATTCCATTTATACACGAGGGCAGAAATGTACTGGTATCAAGCCCTACTGGCACTGGAAAGACATTGACTGCCTTTTTATCCATCATAAATGAGTTATTTATGCTAGCTAGGTCTGGAAAATTGGAGGACAAAATATACTGCGTATATATAAGTCCATTAAAAGCTCTAGCTAACGATGTTAATAAAAACCTTAGGGCGCCGCTAGAAGGCATATATAAAATTGCAGACGAAGACGGAATTAATTTACCAAAAATAAGGGTATCCGTTAGATCCGGTGATACCTCGGAGGGAGAGAGGCAAAAGATGGCAAGAAAGCCTCCCCACATACTCATTACCACGCCAGAATCATTTTCACTTACTCTATCCTCACCGAGAATGAGGGAAAATTTACGAGACGTTAAGTACGTAATAATTGACGAGATACACGAAATATCTTCTACAAAGAGAGGGAGCCTACTCTCCGCGAATATGGAAAGATTGGAGGCCCTGAGACCAGGCATACTTAGAATAGGGCTGTCGGCAACTCAATCGCCGATAGAAGAAATAGCGAAGTATCTTGTTGGATTTTCTGGTACGAGTTCGAGACCGTGTGAAATAGTAGAAGTTAAGGGGGAGAAATATCTAGACTTAAAGACAATTACCCCAGTACCAGATCTAACCAAGGTCAGCTATGAAGTAGCAAATGATCGGATGTACGATATAATAGCAGATCTTGTGAAGCAGTATAGAACAACACTCATATTTACCAACACTAGGAGTGGGACAGAACATGTAGCTTTAAGGCTCCGTAGCAGAGGAATTGAAAGCCTTGAAGCACACCATTCGTCTATGGGCAAAGAACAGAGAGTTGAAGTTGAAAATAAACTTAAAAATGGAGAACTTAAATGCGTCATAACATCTACCTCCTTGGAGCTAGGAGTAGACATAGGATACATAGATCTTGTTATACAGATAGGCAGTCCGAAATCAGTAAGCAAGGGCCTTCAGAGAATAGGCAGATCTGGCCACGGAATTAATGAGCTTTCTAAGGGCATATTTATCGTATTCAACTTAGACGATCTGGTTGAGTGCGCGGTTCTAACAAGAGCTGCCTATGATAGACATATAGATCGCGTTGATATACCTAAAAATCCTCTTGATGTACTGGCGCAGGTACTCGTAGGCATGGCAGTTGAAAGAGTATGGGATGCAAAAGAAGCCTATGAAGTGTTAAGGTCTTCTTATACCTTCCACACTCTATCATGGGATGATTACGTCCTAACACTTGAGTATCTCTCAGGAGAACTTGAAAATCTTGAGATCTATCCAAAAATATGGTTTGATAAGGAACAGAATTCGTTCGGAAAGAAAAAAAGTACAAGAATGATCTATTTCATGAACGTTGGTACAATTCCGGACGAGGCTAACTACAAGGCCATAAATGAAAAAGGTAAAAGTGTTGGAGAACTAAGCGATAAATTCGTTGAGAGACTAAAGCCCGGAGATGTTTTCGTATTGGGCGCAAGGACATACATATTTGAGAGAACAGTCAGGAACAGGGTGTATGTACGTTCAGTAACGGGAATGAAGCCCACCGTTCCATCTTGGACCGGCGAGATGCTCCCAAGAAGCTATGACCTTGGTGTGTTGATAGGGGAATTCAGGAAAACAGTCTCTAATATGTTAGAAAACGGTGAAGATCCGACTAGGATGTTGATTGAGAGATACCATGTTGATGAAAACGGTGCAAGAAGCATAATATCTTATATCAAAGCGCAGAAGCAGTTTTCAATTCCAACTGAAGATCACCTTTTTGTGGAAGGCCTGGAAGAACCAGATGGGGTATTCGGAGCAGTCTTTCACGTACCACTTGGGCGAAAGGTAAACGACGCGCTTTCCAGATCCTATGCTCTAGCTATATCCAATAAATATCAGACCAATACAAGGATAACGGTAACAGACGACGGCTTCATAATATACTCAGAAAATAAGATCCCGTTGGGCGAGGCTGTAAAATTAATAAACTCAGAAAATTTAGAGGATTACGTACGTAGGGCTATATCAAACACCGAGCTCTTCAAGCAGCGTTTCAGGCATTGCGCTGCAAGGTCATTGATGATACTTCGATCTTATAAGGGTTACGATATATCGGTTGCAAGGCAACAGCTTAGGAGTGATAAGCTGTTAAACGAACTTCAAAAGCATCAGGATTTCTCAATAATAAAGGAAACGTATAGAGAAATAATGGAAGATATTATGGATGTCCCAAGGGCCATAGAATACGTCAAGGACGTCATTGATCGCGGTGCTTATACGATAAGGCCTTATTCTCGTGAAACAAGTCCATTTTCTTATGGAATGATAATGGCCGGTTCCTCAGATATCGTTATGATGGAAGACCGTTCTAAAATGCTCAAGGAACTTCAGGGGCGCATGTTAGAAAAGATATATGGTACTACATCTATTGCCTTTCTTTTTGATAACCAGAAGAACGTCGATGAGTACTTCAAGAGGAAGATACCTAGAGTATACGATTTAGAATCGCTCGTAAGGTTTGCGAATCATTTCCCATATATTGATGTATTAAAGGAACGATTCAACTCACCTTATTCTTATGCTAATACCGATATTAAGAATATCGTTGAGAACGCAATTAATCTTGGACTAATTAAGTCTGTATACGTGAGGGGCGTACAGTGGTGTTCATTCGAAAATTATCCATACTTACGTTCGCTCTTCCGCAGGTCGTTGCAGCTGGAAAAGTCTGATTCTGAGGTGCTTTCGAAGATAGATGGCCAATCGTTTTCTGAGTTGAGAGACTTAACGAAGATGGGTGAAGAGGAACTTCGAAAAGTAATTGGGAGGCTTGAATCTGCGTTCCTCATTGAGAGGAAATTCAGGAATGGAATGACTATTTACGTAAAAAATGAGGACGATAGATACGTTTCACAAGAGGAAGCGCTCAGCAGGCTTTTAATTAAACTCCTGGGATCTTACGGGCCAAGCACGCTTGAGGAAATCGAAATAAAGATACCTTTCGATGAGGATACTATTAAATCCGCTCTAGACGCTTTAATCTCCTCAGGTCAAGTGGTTTATGATTACATAACTCCAGTTTACAGCAAACAGTACATGCTTTCGTCCGACATTGAGGCAATGACGAAAACAAAAGATGTAGTTCCATGGCGCTTCTCAAAAATAACGAAAAAAGTACAGAACATCGAACAATACTTTGATCTTTACGGATTCGCATTTGATGAGGGAAATATTATATCAAGGCTCCAAGAAAAAGGTGAAGTTTTCCTCGATCCAATGGTAAGAGCAGGCTATATCCTAAAAGGACATTTCATTAAGTCTAAAGTTACGTATATTTCGAGATGGTTGATCGATGTTCTCTATACTCTACGTGATCACGAAGTCAGCCAAAACGAAGAAGCGGTTCTCGAAGCCATAAAGTCTGGTTATACGGAGGAAAAAATATCAGAAAAACTAAACATGGAGAAGAGGATAGTAAGGCAAATTATACGATCATTAGAATATAAAATGATGGTTGGCAAATCAGATTCAGAATTAGTTATTACAGATGCAAGAGATATAGGCCGTGGAAAAGCCTTAGAAAAATTGATAGAGGCCTACGGCCCAATTACGCTTGAAGAGTTAAGAAAGTTTTTCTGGTTCAATCCAGATATTTCTTCTGTGGACAAAGAAAAAGTAAAGAGCATATTTTACAATGGGCAAAATTATTATTTTTCAGGAGAGAAACCAGATGACCAATGGGACGCAGTTTTGACGTTGAACGATCCAGTGAATATGTATATGCAAATATATACGGATAATATAGACTACAACAGGATACTACTAAGCAAAGGCAGGGAACTCGCCACTTTCTATTTAGAAGAAAGGGACGGGGTTTATTGGATCAGCAGCCTTTCTATGTATGGAGACGATGGCTTGGAGACTACAAGCGCTTTAAGACGATACTTTAATTCGAATCCGATTGTACTGCTGGATAGTTCATCGATCAAGAGTTATTCTCCCGATTTTTCTCCCCGTGGTAACGTTTTGTTGTTACCTGAAGGCGAAACGATAGCCTTGGACGAAAAAGAGATATTAAAATATTCATTTGAAAAGGTGAGAAAGCAGAACCGGAGCCATAGTACGTTATATGAGGCATTTTCATCCATTATATTCGGTCTCAGGGAATTTATTGAGGCCTTGAGATACGGACTGACCGAAACAAATGTGGAAAATTACTTTGATTCATCTCTGCTATACCTATTTAATGGGCCATACGACAAACAGGCATACGCTACAAGGGAATCGATATCAATTTACAGAAGCCTAAGATCATACCAACTGACGAAGGAAGAGCAGCAGGTAATAAAATTCATAATGGGCGTAGATTCAGCTACAGAACGGGAGATAGAACGTGGATGCGGTCTTGAATCTGCAGTTGTTAAGGCTGCAACTGATAGGCTCTTCAAATATCGGATCCTTGCCAGGAACTTTGAAAGGAAGTATTTCTATGTACAGGAAAGATATTCAACAAGGGACGCACTGAAAATAATAATAGACTATTCTATCAGATATTTTGGTTTCATAACGCCATCGCGGATGTCTACAATGATCGGCGTTCCAGAATCTGAGATCTATTCTATTGCTTCTTCTTTAAAAAATATAAAAAGGTTCTACAATGTCATCACCAGAGAGCTTTATTTCTCTTACTGGGATATAAGCGAACCATCAGAACACAGTAGCGAGGCGGTTCAGGAGGTAGTATCCGGAAAGGATATATTCGTCCTATTCTATTCCGATTATTTCAGGATGATCTTCGGCGGTTCCTTTGACCTCTTCCTGTACTCGGAAGGCGAATTTAGGCTAGCTGCAAACGTATCTAAGGTTGGGCATTACATGAAAATTAAGAAATATTACGGGAATGAGGATCATCTTAAATTACTTTCCACGAAATTGAAGGCGATGGGATATTCTCTAATCTCAAGAAAGGAGGGGGTCGATAGTGAAAGACAATATTCACAAAAACTCTAA